In the genome of Jatrophihabitans sp., one region contains:
- a CDS encoding transketolase C-terminal domain-containing protein translates to MADLADWHARYGLSSRAACRHAQLELARVDDRIFSVENDLGMPEVPFDKEFPDRYLQVGIAEANQVGIAAGLAVGGKIPFVNTFAVFGVMRACEQLRIDVAYNQANVKVIGYYTGLSGGYAGPSHQCVEDIAITRALPGMTVLSPADAYETYLATFAAAAHPGPVYLRASRGPTPAVYTSPTEFHIGKAVVLRDGGVTGDEPVDVSILATGCQIVPMALQAADLLAEHGVRCRVLNIHTLKPLDEAAITAEARRSRLLVTYEDHSQIGGLGSAVASVVLARHPAPVLSFGVQDQYCTQTAEYDQMLVRYGLGPEQVNLAVRRWLSQH, encoded by the coding sequence ATGGCAGATCTCGCCGACTGGCACGCCAGATATGGCTTGTCGAGCCGGGCCGCTTGCCGGCACGCTCAGCTCGAGCTTGCCCGCGTCGATGACCGGATCTTCTCCGTCGAAAACGACCTCGGTATGCCGGAGGTGCCCTTCGACAAGGAGTTCCCCGATAGGTACCTGCAGGTGGGTATCGCCGAGGCCAACCAGGTCGGGATCGCGGCTGGGCTGGCGGTCGGAGGCAAGATCCCGTTCGTCAACACCTTCGCCGTGTTCGGCGTCATGCGCGCATGCGAGCAATTGCGAATCGACGTGGCGTACAACCAGGCCAACGTCAAGGTAATAGGCTATTACACCGGCCTGTCCGGAGGTTATGCCGGCCCGAGCCACCAGTGCGTCGAGGACATCGCGATCACCAGGGCGCTTCCGGGAATGACAGTGCTGTCGCCAGCCGATGCCTACGAGACCTACCTGGCCACGTTCGCCGCGGCCGCGCACCCGGGGCCGGTGTACCTGCGAGCCAGCCGGGGGCCGACCCCGGCCGTCTACACCTCACCCACCGAGTTTCACATCGGCAAGGCCGTCGTGCTGCGCGACGGCGGTGTCACCGGTGACGAGCCGGTTGACGTGAGCATCTTGGCGACCGGGTGCCAGATCGTGCCTATGGCCTTGCAGGCTGCGGACCTTCTCGCCGAGCATGGCGTTCGCTGTCGGGTGCTGAACATACACACCTTGAAGCCACTGGATGAGGCCGCGATCACGGCAGAGGCGCGTCGCAGCCGCCTGCTGGTCACCTACGAGGATCACAGTCAGATCGGAGGGCTCGGCTCCGCGGTCGCATCGGTCGTTCTAGCCCGACATCCAGCTCCGGTGCTGAGTTTCGGTGTCCAGGACCAATACTGCACCCAGACCGCGGAGTACGACCAGATGCTCGTCCGGTATGGCCTGGGTCCGGAACAGGTCAATCTGGCGGTGCGGCGATGGCTCTCCCAACACTGA
- a CDS encoding amino acid adenylation domain-containing protein, with the protein MNQIQESGEARIPLSFNQEQLWFVNSLAPERATYNVLITHRLTGALDLALLRTSLTSVVGRHEVLRGTVHEADGAPYLVVSPPAEVELTLVDLSELGAEKREAAVSDALAKSIGTPFQLDTGPLHRYTLIRLAPTEHIFSQVYHHIIIDGWSADLLNAELAATYAALQAGQPQALPEPSKLQYGDYVRRQREQLAAGELDSQLDYWHKRLAALPLLELPADRARGAEQSFAGNLLSVELPADLLSAARGLAQQAGVSLSMVLSAGLAAVLARYTGQDDIAFGLTTLGRTDPELEQLIGYFTNMVVLRTDLADDPSFADLLDQVADNMADAYDNEDVPFELVVNRVQPVRHLGRNPLFVVAMQLLDQRVSASDLPLPGVQAEPVAAASPVSRFDLTLNFIQRDEGLLLNLEYSVDLFDPWRVQAFANHLVRLLTAACADPGRRVSDLPLLSDSERDEILTAGRGEELSYGPEPVHAMVARVAAAQPDHLAAVFEDQELTYAELDRKAGVLARYLRANDIGHEQIVAVAMERDLDALVALLGVLKAGAAYAVLDPTNPTSRLEYMLGDTATPLVLTQSRLRERLPESDARRIIELDSEWAAIESATPPEEPLAEWADRDSLAYVLYTSGSTGQPKGVLIDHRALVSFTESYRRLFDLVPSDRMLQLAALSFDMSQGEIFAGLCSGSTLVLVDREAGTSPDALAALIRSQRTSYICMSPAMLSLVESGPYPDLRKIMAGGEAVPAEMVNKWNQAGRRMINVYGPTEAAVGCTSYECPHVPCHTPPPIGKPFPDRRMYVVDRWGNLLPRGVPGELLIGGVEGLARGYLKLPEITAALFTEDPFLPGSRIYRSGDMVSWNQEYQLEFHGRLDGQVKLRGLRIELEEIETALSGHRDVTMAAVALRKDRRGEPQLVGYVTIVDGAPRVTDELKRHLLDRLPAYMVPSAWVVLDQMPLTTARKVNRAALPDPVPAEVVEEFITPATPTEQAVADIFAEVLVSDHLSVESDFFDSGGNSLLAMQLVSRLNKRFGIKFTVRKLFGIPTVRGVASAVEELLEAAGKRGTEANGA; encoded by the coding sequence GTGAACCAGATCCAAGAGTCCGGTGAAGCGCGGATCCCCTTGTCCTTCAATCAGGAACAGTTGTGGTTTGTCAATAGCTTGGCGCCCGAGAGGGCGACTTACAACGTGTTGATCACTCACCGGTTGACCGGCGCGTTAGACCTCGCCCTGTTGCGAACCAGCCTGACCAGCGTCGTAGGCCGGCACGAGGTCTTGCGCGGTACCGTTCATGAGGCAGACGGCGCGCCTTATCTAGTGGTCAGCCCACCTGCCGAGGTCGAATTGACACTCGTGGATCTGAGCGAGCTTGGCGCTGAAAAGCGCGAGGCCGCTGTGTCCGATGCCCTTGCCAAGAGCATCGGAACGCCGTTTCAGCTTGACACCGGGCCGCTGCACCGGTACACGCTGATTCGACTCGCTCCGACTGAGCACATCTTCAGCCAGGTTTATCACCACATCATCATTGACGGGTGGTCGGCGGACCTGCTGAACGCTGAGCTGGCAGCCACGTACGCCGCGCTGCAAGCTGGGCAGCCTCAGGCATTGCCTGAGCCGTCAAAGCTTCAATACGGCGACTACGTCAGGCGTCAGCGTGAACAATTGGCCGCTGGTGAGCTGGACTCCCAACTGGACTACTGGCACAAGCGTCTGGCCGCGCTGCCACTGCTGGAGCTACCGGCCGATCGAGCTCGAGGAGCCGAGCAAAGTTTCGCCGGGAACCTGCTGTCGGTGGAGCTGCCCGCTGATCTGCTGTCAGCCGCTCGCGGCCTGGCCCAGCAGGCAGGCGTGTCACTGAGCATGGTGCTGTCCGCCGGGCTGGCCGCTGTGCTGGCCAGGTACACCGGTCAGGACGACATCGCGTTCGGGCTCACAACGCTTGGCCGGACTGACCCGGAACTGGAGCAGCTCATCGGCTACTTCACCAATATGGTGGTACTGCGAACCGACCTGGCTGACGACCCCAGTTTCGCCGACCTACTGGACCAGGTCGCCGATAACATGGCGGATGCCTACGACAACGAAGACGTCCCCTTCGAGTTGGTGGTCAACCGGGTCCAGCCGGTGCGTCACCTCGGGCGCAATCCACTATTCGTGGTAGCGATGCAATTGCTTGACCAGCGGGTGTCCGCCAGCGATCTCCCTCTTCCCGGAGTGCAGGCCGAGCCCGTGGCTGCGGCGAGTCCGGTGTCTCGGTTCGACCTCACTTTGAACTTCATCCAGCGGGACGAGGGGCTCTTGCTGAACCTGGAGTACTCAGTGGATCTTTTCGACCCCTGGCGAGTCCAGGCATTCGCCAATCATCTGGTGCGATTGCTCACCGCTGCGTGCGCAGACCCTGGCCGACGTGTCTCGGATTTGCCGCTGTTGAGTGACTCCGAGCGAGACGAGATCCTGACGGCTGGCCGTGGCGAGGAGCTCAGCTACGGCCCGGAGCCGGTGCACGCGATGGTCGCCCGCGTGGCCGCGGCGCAACCTGATCACCTGGCTGCTGTGTTCGAGGACCAGGAATTGACTTACGCCGAGTTGGACCGCAAGGCCGGCGTGCTTGCCCGCTATCTGCGAGCCAATGACATCGGTCATGAGCAGATCGTGGCTGTGGCCATGGAGCGAGACCTGGACGCGCTGGTGGCGCTGCTCGGCGTGCTGAAGGCTGGCGCTGCCTATGCGGTTCTTGACCCCACTAATCCGACCAGCCGCCTGGAGTACATGCTTGGCGACACTGCGACGCCGCTAGTGCTGACACAATCCCGACTGCGCGAGCGGTTGCCTGAGTCTGACGCGCGGCGAATCATCGAACTGGACAGCGAGTGGGCCGCCATCGAGTCGGCGACACCGCCGGAGGAACCACTTGCCGAGTGGGCCGATCGCGACTCCTTGGCCTACGTGCTTTACACCTCAGGGTCGACCGGGCAGCCCAAGGGCGTGCTGATCGATCACCGTGCGCTCGTGTCGTTCACCGAGTCCTATCGACGACTCTTCGACCTCGTGCCCTCGGACAGGATGTTGCAACTGGCCGCGCTGTCGTTCGACATGTCGCAGGGGGAAATCTTCGCGGGGTTGTGCTCCGGCTCCACGTTAGTGCTGGTGGACCGGGAAGCTGGCACCTCGCCGGACGCCTTGGCCGCCCTGATTCGCAGCCAGCGCACCAGCTACATCTGCATGTCACCGGCGATGCTCTCCCTTGTCGAGTCAGGCCCTTATCCCGATCTTCGCAAGATCATGGCCGGCGGTGAGGCCGTGCCCGCCGAGATGGTGAATAAGTGGAACCAGGCCGGCCGCCGCATGATCAACGTGTACGGGCCCACCGAGGCGGCAGTCGGATGCACCTCCTACGAATGCCCGCACGTGCCCTGCCACACCCCGCCGCCGATCGGTAAACCGTTCCCTGATCGTCGAATGTACGTCGTGGACCGGTGGGGCAATCTGCTCCCGAGGGGGGTGCCGGGTGAACTGCTGATCGGTGGCGTGGAAGGGCTTGCGCGCGGCTACCTCAAACTTCCAGAGATCACCGCCGCCCTGTTCACCGAGGATCCGTTCCTGCCCGGCAGCCGTATTTACCGCAGCGGCGACATGGTGTCCTGGAACCAGGAGTACCAACTGGAGTTCCATGGTCGGTTAGACGGTCAGGTCAAGTTACGCGGCCTGCGCATCGAGTTGGAGGAGATCGAAACCGCGCTGTCGGGGCATCGGGATGTGACAATGGCGGCGGTCGCGCTGAGAAAAGACCGGCGCGGCGAGCCTCAACTGGTCGGGTATGTCACCATCGTCGATGGCGCGCCACGGGTGACCGACGAGTTGAAGAGGCATCTGCTCGACCGGTTGCCGGCGTATATGGTGCCCAGCGCCTGGGTCGTGCTGGACCAGATGCCCTTGACCACCGCCCGCAAGGTCAACCGAGCGGCGCTGCCAGACCCCGTGCCAGCCGAGGTGGTCGAGGAGTTCATCACTCCGGCCACCCCGACCGAGCAGGCCGTTGCTGACATCTTCGCCGAGGTCCTGGTCAGTGACCACTTGAGCGTGGAGAGTGATTTCTTCGACAGCGGTGGCAACTCATTGCTGGCGATGCAACTGGTCAGCCGGCTGAACAAGAGATTCGGGATCAAATTCACGGTGCGCAAGCTATTCGGCATCCCGACGGTTCGCGGTGTGGCCTCGGCCGTGGAGGAGCTGCTCGAGGCCGCTGGAAAGCGGGGAACGGAGGCCAACGGTGCTTGA
- a CDS encoding iron-containing alcohol dehydrogenase, producing MSAERRQVEFFHLVPQISYGRGAARRAGEALRDLGVRRVLVVSDPGVLAAGVVDPVLSSLKHAGISYVTFSEVRTNPSEKHVDAAVQAYRDNDCDGVLGIGGGSALDVAKSAAVIESHGGSIADFEDGARAVTMPTPPLVLVPTTAGTGSEAVAGAIITDSARAFKMHIVATPAHVALCDPELTLTLPAGPTAAAGVDALAHAIGAYVSSERQPLADAMALYAVSSIFHALPDAVADGADLDARDRMMTGSLAAGISMKGGGAVDHAFAHAVNAMFDVHHGVGVALFLTDGMEFNLPHLPTRFAALAGALGVANGSDSAFRQGEAAIRAVRDMVAALPIPTLGELGVTAAHVPELVTKVMADKFHLGLNPVPLTEQDAESVLSAAVRRGTL from the coding sequence ATGTCGGCTGAGCGGCGACAGGTGGAGTTCTTCCATCTGGTACCGCAGATCAGCTACGGGCGGGGCGCGGCGCGACGGGCCGGCGAGGCCCTCCGTGACCTCGGCGTGCGGCGCGTGCTGGTGGTCTCCGACCCTGGTGTCCTGGCCGCCGGCGTGGTCGATCCAGTGCTCAGCTCGCTCAAGCACGCCGGTATCTCCTACGTGACCTTCAGCGAGGTGCGGACCAACCCGTCCGAAAAGCATGTGGACGCCGCGGTGCAGGCTTATCGAGACAATGACTGCGACGGGGTGCTCGGCATCGGTGGCGGCAGCGCGCTGGACGTAGCCAAATCGGCTGCCGTCATCGAGTCCCATGGTGGCAGCATCGCCGATTTCGAGGACGGTGCACGGGCGGTCACGATGCCCACCCCGCCGCTGGTCCTGGTGCCCACCACTGCTGGCACTGGTAGCGAGGCGGTGGCCGGCGCGATCATCACCGACAGCGCGCGAGCCTTCAAGATGCACATCGTGGCCACCCCGGCGCATGTGGCGCTGTGCGACCCGGAACTGACGCTGACCCTGCCGGCCGGTCCTACGGCAGCCGCCGGGGTCGACGCGCTGGCCCATGCGATCGGCGCGTACGTGTCCTCCGAACGCCAGCCGCTCGCCGACGCGATGGCGCTCTATGCCGTCTCGAGCATCTTCCACGCTCTGCCCGACGCGGTCGCGGACGGCGCCGACCTGGATGCGCGGGATCGGATGATGACCGGCAGTCTGGCGGCCGGCATCTCCATGAAGGGCGGCGGCGCAGTCGATCATGCCTTCGCGCACGCGGTGAATGCGATGTTCGACGTTCACCATGGCGTCGGTGTCGCGTTGTTCCTCACCGACGGGATGGAGTTCAACCTGCCACACCTGCCGACGAGGTTCGCCGCACTCGCCGGCGCGCTTGGCGTGGCCAACGGGTCCGACAGCGCATTCCGGCAAGGTGAGGCAGCCATCCGCGCCGTGCGCGACATGGTGGCCGCCTTGCCCATTCCAACGCTGGGTGAGCTGGGCGTCACCGCAGCGCACGTGCCGGAACTGGTCACCAAGGTGATGGCCGACAAGTTCCATCTCGGGCTCAACCCGGTGCCGCTGACCGAGCAAGACGCCGAATCGGTGCTGTCGGCCGCGGTCCGTCGGGGAACCCTGTGA
- a CDS encoding M20 family metallopeptidase has protein sequence MIELLERLVSIESPSDHSAGCLHVQEVLGSEFAALGARVEQHTAADGRPVLIARWGPQQRPVLVIGHVDTVFPLGELARRPFTVRDGCAYGPGVFDMKAGLVQLVHALRQLVSSVPQPDLTVLLNADEELGSPGSEPFLTAEAGRAGCALVLEPSGPGGAMKTSRKGIGMYEVKVTGVSAHPGLDFAKGVNAIVELAAQLGELAELTGLDHGTTVNIGTIHGGTSPNVVAEHAVAAVESRFWTVEAGKRVDEAIRARSPRQPDAQIAITGGIHRQPMARSVATAQMVELARACAAAEGWQVGEMSVGGVSDANLLAALGLATLDGVGAEGAGAHGPAEFVLIDAMPRRARWLARLLSRLVDPSWEPGPASQSE, from the coding sequence GTGATAGAACTGCTTGAACGGCTTGTTTCGATCGAGTCGCCTTCTGACCATTCGGCCGGATGCCTGCACGTGCAGGAAGTGCTCGGCTCGGAGTTCGCTGCCCTAGGCGCACGTGTCGAGCAGCACACCGCAGCGGATGGCCGCCCTGTCTTGATCGCGCGATGGGGGCCTCAGCAGCGGCCGGTTCTCGTCATCGGTCATGTGGACACCGTTTTCCCGCTCGGAGAACTCGCCCGCAGGCCGTTCACAGTTCGAGACGGATGCGCATACGGACCTGGCGTATTCGACATGAAGGCCGGTCTGGTGCAACTGGTCCACGCGCTGCGACAGCTCGTCTCCAGCGTGCCCCAGCCAGACTTGACCGTGCTGCTCAACGCAGACGAAGAACTGGGCAGCCCCGGCTCGGAGCCATTTCTAACGGCCGAAGCGGGTCGCGCGGGTTGCGCTCTCGTACTCGAGCCAAGCGGTCCCGGCGGCGCCATGAAGACTTCCCGCAAGGGGATCGGCATGTACGAGGTGAAAGTCACCGGCGTGTCGGCTCACCCCGGTCTGGATTTCGCCAAAGGCGTCAATGCCATCGTCGAGTTGGCCGCTCAACTCGGCGAACTCGCTGAGTTGACCGGTCTTGACCACGGCACCACGGTGAACATCGGGACGATCCATGGCGGCACCAGTCCCAACGTGGTAGCCGAGCACGCCGTCGCGGCGGTGGAAAGCCGGTTCTGGACTGTCGAGGCCGGCAAACGAGTCGACGAAGCCATCAGGGCACGCTCACCGCGCCAGCCTGACGCGCAGATCGCGATCACAGGTGGAATCCATCGGCAGCCGATGGCGCGCAGCGTGGCCACAGCCCAGATGGTCGAGCTTGCTCGCGCATGCGCGGCGGCGGAGGGCTGGCAGGTCGGCGAGATGTCGGTTGGGGGAGTCAGCGATGCCAACTTGCTTGCAGCCCTCGGCCTGGCGACCTTGGATGGTGTGGGCGCCGAGGGCGCAGGCGCGCACGGGCCGGCCGAATTCGTGCTGATCGATGCCATGCCGCGGCGAGCGCGCTGGCTTGCTAGGCTCTTGAGCCGGCTCGTTGATCCCAGCTGGGAACCAGGCCCCGCCTCCCAGTCGGAGTAG
- a CDS encoding transketolase C-terminal domain-containing protein — translation MTDTVAVTTTPAPGSVEWIERHGLSAVDGCRLAQLEAAGTDDRVISLEGDLGDFGGIEFAERYPDRYHDFGIAEANLVGAAAGFAAAGKIPFVNTFGSFALMRACEQVRLDVAYHRSNVKIAGTFTGIAAGFSGPTHHCGEDIAIARVMPNMVVLAPADAVAAYHLTLSAVRWQGPVYLRLGVDPTAQVYDENASFVIGGSTVLREGEDVTIVAAGLTSVATAVSAADSLMGQGIRARVVDLYSIKPVDRAVLIDSARRTGLIVTVEEHSTIGGLGSTVAEVLAAEAPVPVRMLGLPDEYAHEICSYQAHLRRCGLDIDSVVTAVADEVRRKQR, via the coding sequence ATGACCGACACCGTCGCCGTGACCACCACGCCGGCGCCCGGCAGCGTTGAATGGATCGAACGACACGGGCTGTCTGCGGTAGACGGCTGCCGGCTTGCCCAGTTGGAGGCGGCCGGAACCGACGATCGAGTCATCTCGCTCGAGGGCGATCTCGGTGATTTCGGTGGCATTGAGTTCGCCGAGCGGTACCCGGACCGCTACCACGATTTCGGCATCGCAGAAGCGAATCTGGTGGGGGCGGCCGCCGGTTTTGCAGCCGCAGGCAAAATTCCGTTCGTCAACACGTTCGGCAGCTTCGCGCTGATGCGAGCCTGCGAACAGGTTCGCCTCGATGTGGCTTACCACCGGTCGAATGTGAAGATCGCCGGCACGTTCACTGGTATCGCGGCCGGGTTCTCAGGCCCCACCCACCATTGCGGTGAGGACATCGCCATCGCCCGCGTGATGCCGAACATGGTGGTGCTCGCGCCTGCTGATGCGGTGGCTGCCTATCACCTCACGCTATCTGCCGTGCGCTGGCAGGGACCGGTCTACCTGCGGCTGGGCGTCGATCCGACTGCTCAGGTGTATGACGAGAACGCGTCCTTCGTCATCGGCGGCTCCACAGTGCTACGTGAGGGCGAGGACGTGACCATTGTGGCCGCTGGTTTGACCAGCGTCGCGACCGCGGTGAGCGCCGCTGACTCCCTGATGGGGCAAGGCATAAGAGCTCGGGTGGTGGATCTGTACTCGATCAAGCCGGTAGACCGAGCCGTGCTGATCGACTCAGCGCGCCGGACAGGTCTCATCGTCACCGTCGAGGAGCATTCCACGATCGGCGGGCTGGGCAGCACGGTCGCCGAGGTGCTCGCAGCCGAGGCGCCGGTGCCCGTCCGGATGCTCGGTCTGCCCGATGAGTACGCCCACGAAATCTGCTCCTACCAGGCGCACCTGCGCCGGTGCGGGCTTGACATCGACAGTGTAGTGACCGCAGTCGCGGACGAGGTACGGAGGAAGCAACGATGA
- a CDS encoding DegT/DnrJ/EryC1/StrS family aminotransferase: MSTAGLAVLGGPQSAPSGVDESLWPDVDETDIDAVVATLRSGRLSWYNNTEVRALEERWAEYVGVAHCLALNSGTAALHAAVAAVGVGPGDEVIVPALSFLASASCVLHHQAIPIFVDVDPVTFTLDPSDLERVVTPRTKAIIAVHLHGLPADMDPIMAFADRHGLAVIEDAAQAHGATYRGRPVGSIGVIGAFSIMAGKNLATAGEGGLLTTNDPELRNRADAVKMFGESIGPDNEREYNAHTIGFNYRIGPVLAAMARSQLSRLERYTKEVQVGAERLAGRLAELPGVLPPVTPSDRTHVYHHFRVTLDPVAAEVDLPPGVFRQAVQNALAAEGVPVSSYQNRPLPGQTLFQEQTGYGKGCPWTCGHARPVQYRSEDFPNTLAVIQRTLLVGTRLCMASLRDPTSVDAYADAFTKVIEHRHQLVDYARSIDYIEPWETTSRLW, encoded by the coding sequence ATGAGCACCGCTGGCCTGGCCGTGCTCGGCGGCCCGCAGTCGGCGCCGAGTGGCGTGGACGAGTCGCTGTGGCCCGACGTGGACGAGACTGACATCGACGCGGTCGTCGCCACGCTGCGTTCCGGCCGGCTGAGCTGGTACAACAACACCGAGGTCCGGGCGCTGGAGGAGCGCTGGGCCGAGTATGTCGGCGTCGCGCACTGTCTCGCGCTCAACAGCGGCACTGCCGCCCTGCACGCTGCGGTGGCCGCGGTCGGCGTTGGCCCTGGTGATGAGGTGATCGTGCCGGCGCTGAGCTTTCTCGCCTCGGCCAGTTGCGTGCTGCACCATCAGGCCATCCCGATCTTTGTCGATGTCGACCCGGTCACCTTCACGCTCGACCCCTCCGATCTGGAGCGAGTGGTCACCCCGCGCACCAAGGCGATCATCGCTGTGCACCTGCACGGCCTGCCCGCCGACATGGACCCAATCATGGCTTTCGCCGATCGACATGGGCTGGCAGTGATCGAGGACGCCGCGCAGGCCCACGGGGCGACCTATCGAGGCCGTCCCGTCGGTTCGATCGGTGTGATCGGCGCGTTCAGCATCATGGCCGGCAAGAACCTCGCCACCGCGGGAGAGGGCGGCCTGCTGACCACCAATGATCCGGAGCTGCGTAATCGGGCGGATGCGGTGAAGATGTTCGGCGAGTCGATCGGGCCGGACAACGAGCGTGAGTACAACGCGCACACCATCGGCTTCAACTACCGGATCGGCCCGGTGCTAGCCGCAATGGCCCGCAGCCAGCTGAGCCGACTGGAGCGCTATACCAAGGAGGTGCAGGTCGGCGCGGAGCGGCTGGCGGGGCGGCTGGCCGAACTGCCGGGCGTGCTCCCGCCGGTGACACCGTCAGACCGCACGCACGTCTACCACCATTTTCGAGTCACCCTCGATCCGGTGGCCGCCGAGGTGGACCTGCCGCCCGGGGTCTTCCGCCAGGCCGTGCAGAACGCGCTCGCCGCCGAAGGCGTGCCGGTTTCCAGCTACCAGAATCGTCCGCTACCCGGTCAGACGCTGTTCCAGGAGCAGACCGGCTATGGCAAGGGCTGCCCGTGGACTTGCGGCCACGCCCGGCCGGTTCAGTACCGTTCCGAAGACTTTCCCAATACCTTGGCGGTTATTCAGCGAACGCTGTTGGTCGGCACCCGGCTGTGCATGGCGTCGCTACGAGATCCAACGTCGGTCGATGCCTACGCCGACGCGTTCACCAAGGTCATCGAGCACCGGCATCAGTTGGTTGACTACGCGCGATCCATTGACTACATCGAGCCGTGGGAAACCACTAGCCGGTTGTGGTGA
- a CDS encoding iron-containing alcohol dehydrogenase, producing the protein MGPGVLEEVGACVAAWGIRRPLVVSDQGVAGSGWTERVVTSLRSAGLEPAEWLVWHPDPSIDVVRQCRVAYAANQHDGLVAVGGGSVIDVAKACSGLAVHPGQLTDYEGLGRFTMPGPPVFAVLTTPGSGAELSQHAVIADGAGRRFAVSGRWLAPRMVLADPSTFTTLPPEVATDTVLDAMLHAIEAYLGRAASPYTDMCARMGLGILGAAAVPAIRDGDPAANLDLVSGCLAAGIAMANASAGVVHALGYPLTSEYQLSHGRANALVAPAALRAVAHAAPVRYAELGRLLTPDTGASDLAASYTAMRVQLGVTASLADYGVPYADLARLAALAIEYRPVLRNTRREFSQAELCDLYQLAWKGQG; encoded by the coding sequence GTGGGTCCCGGTGTCCTTGAGGAGGTCGGCGCGTGTGTCGCGGCGTGGGGCATCCGCCGGCCACTGGTGGTCTCCGATCAAGGTGTAGCGGGATCTGGCTGGACCGAGCGGGTGGTGACGTCGCTGCGCAGCGCCGGCTTGGAGCCGGCCGAGTGGCTCGTCTGGCACCCCGACCCGAGCATCGACGTAGTGCGACAGTGCCGTGTCGCGTATGCGGCCAACCAGCACGATGGCTTGGTGGCGGTCGGAGGCGGCAGCGTCATCGACGTGGCGAAGGCATGCTCCGGCCTGGCCGTGCATCCGGGCCAGTTGACCGATTACGAAGGGCTGGGCAGGTTCACCATGCCCGGGCCACCGGTGTTCGCGGTGCTGACAACCCCGGGCAGCGGCGCGGAGCTGTCCCAGCATGCGGTGATCGCCGACGGCGCCGGTCGCAGGTTCGCCGTGAGCGGTCGGTGGTTGGCGCCGAGGATGGTGCTCGCCGACCCGAGCACCTTCACCACCCTGCCGCCTGAGGTAGCCACCGATACGGTGCTGGACGCCATGCTGCACGCGATCGAGGCCTACCTAGGACGGGCTGCGTCGCCGTACACGGACATGTGCGCCCGCATGGGCCTGGGCATCCTGGGCGCCGCGGCCGTGCCGGCCATCCGCGACGGCGATCCAGCAGCGAACCTGGATCTGGTCTCGGGTTGCCTGGCCGCTGGCATCGCGATGGCCAATGCCAGCGCCGGCGTGGTGCACGCGCTCGGCTACCCGCTGACCAGCGAGTACCAGCTTTCCCACGGGCGGGCCAACGCGCTGGTGGCGCCGGCAGCGCTACGGGCTGTCGCTCACGCCGCTCCGGTTCGGTATGCAGAGTTGGGTCGGCTGCTGACTCCGGACACCGGCGCCTCCGACCTCGCCGCTTCGTACACCGCAATGCGCGTCCAGTTGGGTGTGACCGCCTCGCTGGCCGACTACGGCGTGCCGTATGCGGACTTGGCCCGGCTGGCCGCGTTGGCCATCGAATATCGACCAGTGCTGCGCAACACCAGACGGGAATTCAGCCAAGCGGAACTCTGTGATCTCTACCAGCTGGCGTGGAAAGGCCAAGGGTGA
- a CDS encoding transketolase, with amino-acid sequence MTTRYGGHMIATTAEPLTEMAQRIRHHIIELATNSPGAHVGGSMSVTEILTVLFFDDVLKVNPAEPHWAERDRLIYSKGHSSAALYAVLAERGFFPVSELASYKQPGSRLAGHPSRDIPGVEWATGSLGHGLPVAVGMSLANRHDHRDSRTFVVLGDGECQEGSIWEAAMSAAHFRLDNLVVIVDRNGFQEDGATEDIMALEPLADKWRSFGWQVVEVDGHDVTQLSQALHRVPLASGQPSCVIARTEKGHGLSFTSNTHTWHYGKFSQQQYQQALQEMSGKPVVGLLP; translated from the coding sequence GTGACCACACGCTACGGAGGACACATGATTGCAACAACGGCGGAACCGTTGACGGAAATGGCGCAGCGGATCCGACACCACATCATCGAATTGGCTACCAACAGTCCAGGGGCGCATGTCGGCGGCTCGATGTCTGTGACCGAGATCCTGACCGTGTTGTTCTTCGACGACGTGCTGAAGGTGAATCCGGCCGAGCCGCACTGGGCCGAGCGTGACCGCCTGATCTACAGCAAAGGTCATTCGTCGGCGGCGCTCTACGCCGTCTTGGCCGAGCGCGGCTTCTTCCCGGTGTCCGAGCTGGCTAGCTACAAGCAACCGGGCAGCCGGCTCGCTGGCCATCCGTCCCGGGATATCCCAGGGGTCGAGTGGGCCACCGGATCGCTGGGTCATGGACTGCCGGTGGCGGTCGGCATGTCTTTGGCCAACCGACACGACCACCGCGACAGTCGGACCTTCGTGGTGCTCGGCGACGGCGAATGCCAGGAAGGCTCGATCTGGGAGGCGGCTATGTCAGCGGCGCACTTCCGGCTTGACAACCTGGTGGTGATCGTGGACCGCAACGGTTTTCAGGAGGACGGCGCGACCGAGGACATCATGGCGCTTGAACCGCTGGCGGACAAATGGCGGAGCTTCGGTTGGCAGGTTGTCGAGGTCGACGGCCATGATGTGACCCAGTTGAGCCAGGCGCTGCACCGGGTGCCGTTGGCATCGGGGCAGCCTAGCTGCGTGATCGCCCGGACCGAGAAGGGCCACGGCCTGTCCTTCACGTCCAACACCCACACCTGGCACTACGGAAAGTTCTCCCAACAGCAGTATCAGCAGGCGCTGCAGGAGATGTCGGGCAAGCCCGTCGTCGGGCTGCTGCCATGA